Proteins encoded together in one Oceanobacillus iheyensis HTE831 window:
- a CDS encoding TraB/GumN family protein — MANNYKGNGGLLWRIVHNQTTLYVQGIIHLGHEDFYPLATEIEKAYESADVILPEINVIKPDVNEEEINKLALFHEGTTLDEVVSVEYIQKLSDIFDAQGLSLKKFNKYQPWYIESLLGAFVREKSEVAPEYGVDLYFLKRASNDGKEIIELETVEDQYNVFSGYSIDTQVQMLEHTIQTYEQQADWINQLGYNWIHSNSNSGREALIKIVSNDLERADGEYQKEMNDTRNMNMVNKLDKLLQSNSGKTYFVIVGCGHTVIKPSLPSELEEKGYNVERVY, encoded by the coding sequence ATGGCAAATAATTATAAGGGAAATGGTGGATTACTATGGAGAATTGTTCATAATCAGACAACCCTGTATGTTCAAGGCATCATTCATTTAGGTCATGAAGATTTCTATCCGCTTGCAACTGAAATTGAAAAGGCTTACGAAAGTGCCGATGTAATTCTCCCAGAGATTAATGTGATAAAACCTGATGTAAATGAAGAAGAAATTAATAAATTGGCTTTATTTCATGAGGGGACGACATTGGATGAAGTTGTATCAGTGGAGTATATACAAAAACTTTCAGACATATTTGATGCGCAAGGACTGTCTCTAAAGAAATTTAATAAATATCAACCATGGTATATAGAAAGTTTATTAGGAGCATTCGTAAGAGAAAAAAGCGAGGTAGCACCAGAGTATGGGGTCGATTTATATTTCCTAAAACGAGCTTCAAACGATGGAAAAGAAATTATTGAATTAGAAACGGTTGAAGATCAATATAACGTTTTTAGTGGCTATAGTATAGATACACAAGTCCAAATGCTAGAACATACGATACAAACATATGAACAGCAAGCTGATTGGATAAACCAATTGGGATATAACTGGATACACAGCAACAGCAATAGCGGTAGAGAAGCACTAATTAAAATTGTATCTAATGACCTTGAGCGTGCTGATGGTGAATACCAAAAAGAGATGAATGACACTCGCAATATGAATATGGTTAACAAACTTGATAAACTATTACAAAGTAATAGTGGAAAAACCTACTTCGTTATAGTCGGTTGTGGACATACGGTGATTAAGCCAAGTCTCCCAAGCGAACTTGAAGAAAAAGGATACAATGTTGAACGTGTTTATTAA
- a CDS encoding CPBP family intramembrane glutamic endopeptidase has product MLFLALAIVTPILEEIIFRRGIFQTLENIFNTPIALIGSSAIFMLAHSFTRLILPGIFVMGLILGYLYKKHRSIYAPIILHMFINGVNVITVNFL; this is encoded by the coding sequence ATTCTTTTTTTAGCATTAGCGATCGTAACGCCAATTTTAGAAGAAATTATTTTTAGAAGAGGTATATTCCAAACACTTGAAAATATATTTAACACTCCTATAGCACTCATTGGAAGTTCTGCAATTTTTATGCTTGCACATTCTTTTACCCGATTAATTTTGCCAGGGATATTTGTAATGGGATTAATTTTAGGTTATTTATATAAAAAGCACAGAAGCATTTACGCCCCAATAATTTTACATATGTTTATTAATGGTGTAAATGTAATCACAGTAAATTTCTTGTAA
- a CDS encoding alpha/beta fold hydrolase, whose protein sequence is MERIIGTYDVDNQTIEYSIIGKEGVPVLVMHGGHSSCYEKFGYGSLVENGFKIITPSRAGYGKTSKEIGESLSKACDYYLGLLNHLGVEKIHLIAVSAGGPSGLYFASHYPERVKTLTLQSAVTKEWHTPKDKIYKIAQILFRPSMERMTWKLTSSMSNRFPNFMFKQMTPSFSKLPYKKIKEKMADEDVDEIRRMNNRQQSGYGFLIDLSQTKEITIKDLKAISCPTLIQHSKHDGSVPLEHAYYAHQQIPDSRLCLLDTWGHLIWLGQGSKEVNKKLIEFLL, encoded by the coding sequence ATGGAGAGAATCATTGGTACATATGACGTAGATAATCAAACTATCGAATATTCAATCATAGGAAAAGAAGGTGTACCAGTTCTAGTCATGCATGGTGGTCATTCCAGTTGTTATGAGAAATTTGGGTATGGTTCACTCGTTGAGAACGGATTTAAAATTATTACACCGTCAAGGGCGGGGTATGGGAAAACTTCAAAGGAAATTGGAGAAAGTTTATCTAAGGCTTGCGATTACTATTTAGGTCTTTTGAATCATTTGGGCGTTGAAAAAATACATCTTATTGCTGTTTCAGCTGGTGGACCAAGTGGTCTTTATTTTGCTTCTCATTACCCAGAAAGAGTCAAAACATTAACGTTACAAAGTGCTGTTACAAAAGAGTGGCACACACCTAAAGACAAAATATATAAAATAGCACAGATTCTGTTTCGTCCTTCCATGGAAAGAATGACTTGGAAACTCACTTCAAGCATGAGCAATCGTTTCCCTAATTTTATGTTTAAACAAATGACACCTTCGTTTAGTAAGCTTCCGTATAAAAAAATAAAAGAAAAGATGGCAGACGAAGATGTTGATGAAATCAGACGTATGAACAATCGCCAACAATCAGGGTACGGCTTTTTAATTGATTTATCGCAAACAAAGGAGATCACTATAAAGGATTTGAAAGCTATATCTTGCCCCACTCTCATCCAACACAGCAAACATGATGGGTCAGTTCCATTAGAACATGCTTATTATGCACATCAGCAAATTCCAGATTCGAGATTATGCTTACTTGATACATGGGGGCATCTTATATGGCTTGGTCAAGGGTCAAAAGAGGTAAATAAAAAACTTATAGAATTCCTGTTATAG